One Deinococcus betulae genomic window carries:
- a CDS encoding FadR/GntR family transcriptional regulator → MSEGTFPTEALDKRSLGEHIAVHLQTLLLDGQLRPGDTLPSQRELAQRYGTSVAAVREAISILSASGVVDARPGRGTVVLPVTQQAPSINLWLGAVHDEVEARAFLDTRQVLEHYTIAQAARHATPEQHTELLEHLHAMRDVQGDPESFIQADLALHLAVAQAAGNPVVLRLLRAIHMPLANLLRAVSTELLQGGRFPALYATHEDIIHGIIRGDAAGATRAFDRMLDQTTEGGTLERALGGGAAPEPPLGTGFLEDLHWNLTRLIGPMADVLIPEAASELGVDPGGLTCTHLDRYLAALARQLPGAKQAEWQALAELLEKRYR, encoded by the coding sequence ATGAGTGAGGGCACCTTTCCTACCGAAGCGCTGGACAAGCGGTCGCTGGGCGAACACATCGCCGTGCACCTGCAAACGCTGCTGCTGGACGGCCAGCTGCGGCCTGGCGATACCCTGCCCAGTCAGCGGGAGCTGGCCCAGCGCTACGGCACCAGCGTGGCGGCGGTGCGCGAGGCCATCAGTATTCTCTCGGCCAGTGGCGTGGTGGACGCCCGGCCTGGGCGCGGCACCGTGGTGCTGCCCGTCACCCAGCAGGCCCCCAGCATCAACCTCTGGCTGGGGGCGGTGCACGACGAGGTCGAGGCCCGCGCCTTCCTCGACACCCGGCAGGTGCTGGAGCATTACACCATTGCGCAGGCTGCCCGCCACGCCACGCCCGAACAGCACACTGAACTCTTGGAGCACCTGCATGCCATGCGGGACGTACAGGGCGACCCGGAAAGTTTCATTCAGGCTGACCTGGCGCTGCACCTGGCAGTGGCCCAGGCGGCGGGGAATCCGGTGGTGCTGCGCCTCTTGCGGGCCATTCACATGCCCCTGGCCAATCTGCTGCGGGCGGTCAGCACCGAGCTGCTGCAGGGTGGCCGCTTCCCAGCGCTGTACGCCACTCACGAGGACATCATTCACGGCATCATCCGTGGGGACGCGGCAGGCGCCACCCGCGCCTTTGACCGGATGCTGGACCAGACCACTGAAGGCGGCACCCTGGAGCGCGCCCTGGGCGGGGGCGCCGCGCCTGAGCCGCCGCTGGGGACTGGCTTTCTGGAAGACCTGCACTGGAACCTCACGCGGCTGATTGGCCCGATGGCCGACGTGCTGATTCCGGAGGCGGCCAGTGAGCTGGGAGTAGACCCTGGCGGCCTGACCTGCACCCATCTGGACCGATATCTGGCCGCCCTGGCGCGTCAACTGCCCGGCGCCAAACAGGCCGAATGGCAGGCGCTGGCCGAATTGCTGGAAAAGCGGTACAGGTAA
- a CDS encoding ABC transporter substrate-binding protein — MIRTTLPRLLSAALLLTLGLAQAQKVDTISIGVAVAQTSNTALLGQEQVIGAKFAEKYLNARGGINGTPFKLVFQDTGGDEAGAINAFQNLITKDRVLGIVGPTLSQQAFASDPIAERAKVPVLGPSNTAKGIPQIGNFVARVSAPVAVVAPNAVKQALKLDPKIKDVAVLYAQNDAFSTSETGTFQETVKAQGLTLSTVQKFQTTDTDFTTQVTAVLNAKVDLVIISGLAADGGNLVKQLRQLGYKGLIIGGNGLNTSNMFPVCQKLCDGVIIAQAYSPNQGSAANQVFVKEYTAQYKKAPPQFAAQAYAGVQVMVEALKAIDRKKKLTTWDVDDLRIELNKQILLGKYNTPLGLISFDKEGEVIQKEFYVAQIRMKDAKNGSFVYLK; from the coding sequence ATGATCCGGACCACTCTTCCCCGTTTGCTTTCTGCGGCTCTGCTGCTCACCCTGGGCTTAGCTCAGGCCCAAAAGGTTGACACCATCAGCATTGGCGTCGCCGTGGCACAAACAAGCAACACGGCGCTGCTGGGCCAGGAACAGGTGATCGGGGCCAAATTTGCCGAGAAGTACCTGAATGCGCGCGGCGGCATCAACGGCACGCCTTTCAAGCTGGTGTTTCAGGACACGGGTGGCGACGAGGCCGGCGCCATCAACGCCTTCCAGAACCTGATTACCAAAGACCGGGTCCTGGGCATCGTGGGGCCCACTCTGTCGCAGCAGGCGTTCGCCTCTGACCCCATCGCCGAGCGCGCCAAGGTGCCGGTGCTGGGCCCCAGCAACACCGCCAAGGGCATTCCGCAGATCGGCAATTTCGTGGCGCGGGTGTCGGCTCCGGTGGCGGTGGTCGCCCCCAACGCCGTGAAACAGGCCCTGAAGCTGGATCCCAAGATCAAAGACGTGGCCGTGCTGTACGCGCAGAACGACGCTTTTTCCACCAGCGAAACTGGTACCTTTCAGGAAACGGTCAAGGCCCAGGGGTTGACCCTCTCGACCGTGCAGAAGTTCCAGACGACTGACACAGACTTCACCACGCAGGTGACGGCCGTGCTGAACGCCAAGGTGGACCTCGTGATTATCTCGGGGCTGGCGGCCGACGGCGGCAACCTCGTCAAGCAGCTGCGCCAGCTGGGCTACAAGGGCCTGATTATCGGGGGCAACGGCCTGAACACATCCAACATGTTTCCGGTCTGCCAGAAGCTGTGTGACGGCGTGATTATCGCCCAGGCCTACAGCCCCAATCAGGGCAGCGCGGCCAACCAGGTGTTCGTGAAGGAGTACACCGCGCAGTACAAGAAGGCGCCGCCGCAGTTTGCCGCCCAGGCGTATGCCGGCGTGCAGGTGATGGTCGAAGCCCTGAAGGCCATTGACCGCAAGAAGAAGCTGACCACCTGGGACGTGGACGACCTGCGCATAGAGCTGAACAAGCAGATTCTGCTGGGCAAATACAACACGCCGCTGGGCCTGATCTCCTTTGACAAGGAAGGCGAGGTCATTCAGAAAGAGTTCTACGTGGCGCAGATTCGCATGAAAGACGCCAAGAACGGCAGCTTTGTGTACCTGAAGTAA